The following are encoded in a window of Syngnathoides biaculeatus isolate LvHL_M chromosome 3, ASM1980259v1, whole genome shotgun sequence genomic DNA:
- the LOC133498264 gene encoding zinc finger protein 79-like codes for MCKVEMLRALLSQRLNAAFEEIFVVFERTIAEYEDELCRTKEENERQRQLLDAVFKKPQVVLHKPGLSDEDVPPSLQEWCFSVDQQEPDPPHVKEEKEDVWSSQEGEEQRGQELPLFRVVVKSDDNEDEPCSSQPHRSQHESRTSQADSLLAPLSNNDDATSHSLDTDDEHAKGDVTCHAHNTHVRCSDCGKNLGDTDTRCPAREKPFICLVCGKGFSRNEHLITHTRTHTGEKPFICSVCGGRFSQKGSLKKHMRTHTGEKPFSCSVCTKTFSDSSAMVRHLRRHTGEKPFTCSMCKANFTHRSALVTHFKVHTGEKPFPCSICSRRFSVKTQLTRHMKIHTGEKVFSCGVCNEGFLYNYQLTKHKCPGVKCRSSSNEAAGL; via the exons atgtgtaaagTCGAAATGCTGAGAGCCTTGCTCAGTCAGCGACTGAATGCAGCCTTCGAAGAGATATTTGTCGTTTTTGAAAGAACGATAGCGGAGTACGAGGACGAACTTTGTCGAACTAAAGAGGAAAACGAGCGACAACGTCAACTCCTGGACGCAGTTTTCAAGAAGCCCCAAGTTGTGTTGCACAAACCGG GCCTCAGTGATGAAGATGTGCCCCCTTCGCTGCAGGAGTGGTGCTTCAGTGTGGACCAGCAGGAGCCCGATCCCCCTCACGTtaaagaggaaaaggaggacGTGTGGAGCAGTCAGGAGGGAGAGGAGCAGCGAGGGCAGGAGCTGCCTTTGTTTCGTGTCGTTGTGAAGAGTGACGATAATGAAGACGAGCCTTGCTCCTCACAGCCTCATCGCAGTCAACATGAGAGCAGAACATCTCAAGCGGACAGCCTCTTAGCGCCACTGTCAAATAATGATGACGCAACATCACACTCTCTTGACACTGACGACGAACACGCTAAAGGTGACGTGACATGTCACGCTCACAACACACATGTGAGATGTTCTGACTGTGGAAAAAATTTAGGTGACACTGACACGAGGTGTCCCGCTCGAGAAAAACCCTTCATTTGCTTGGTGTGCGGAAAAGGATTTTCTCGAAATGAgcatttaatcacacacaccagaacacacacgggagaaaaaccatTTATCTGCTCTGTTTGTGGCGGAAGATTCTCCCAGAAGGGCAGTCTGAAGAAACATATGAGGACGCACACCGGAGAAAAGCCGTTCAGCTGCTCAGTGTGCACTAAAACATTTAGTGATAGTTCAGCAATGGTGAGGCACTTGAGAAGACATaccggggagaaaccttttACCTGCTCCATGTGCAAGGCGAACTTTACTCATCGTTCAGCGTTGGTCACCCATTTCAAAGtgcacactggagaaaaaccttttccctgctcaaTTTGCAGTAGAAGATTCTCTGTAAAGACACAGTTGACACGgcacatgaaaatacacactggCGAGAAAGTGTTCAGTTGTGGTGTGTGTAATGAAGGATTCTTATACAACTACCAGCTTACTAAACACAAGTGTCCTGGTGTGAAGTGTAGAAGTAGTTCTAATGAAGCTGCAGGACTATAA